The following coding sequences lie in one Calypte anna isolate BGI_N300 chromosome 7, bCalAnn1_v1.p, whole genome shotgun sequence genomic window:
- the FAM171B gene encoding protein FAM171B, which yields MAGTCGRLSSLLLGLTAALLLLMGRPPAVDAAAAATRPQQQQQQQRAALLGVTPAAASASVFTLKVQVNDIISHQYLREAFVEVFVNYTKTNSVLTGNNGAVLIAVPYKLGLSLTIISYKDGYILTTLPWKTGRMPIYSSVTLSLFPQSQANIWLFEDTVLITGKLSDAKSQPSVQFPKHLIKLPTNHHVTNVTAYLTVPEQFLKPDSFLYTTGILLNKSGFKSMELTPLAAICVNVLLTGKELKVNGPIEFTLPLATSTVKPGDAIPAWTFDMKTGAWISRGLGMVKEADGQLVWTYTAQHLGYWIAAPLPGTRESIISAVSKDVTAYHTVFLTAILGGTVVIIIGFFAVLLCYCRDKCCQTQKKEKNTTKLEVIKKDQTTSTTHINHISAVKGSLKLEDKSQLCTPKFSSYSPQRRVSIDTEDGKSRENFKIYTEDASYQSSCQTGQSRNAALSFDPNNGIRHLQQPKHSNTAISQAPRDIQDQNRYLPVKEEMYGLSHIPEHLMNIYNQPIAILQASDLFHSSEQLHSAKSATLPRKGQLVYSPMMEPMNRDNYIQTLPKMPVHSHPQPSVCKDENSTLDSEEGLPSQPPNWGRYTNSLLESVSVPGTLNEAVVMTPFSSELQGISEQTLLELSKGKPSPHPRAWFVSLDGKPIAQVRHSFIDLKKGRKTESNDTSLDSGVDMNEHNPSRKLEREKTFIKNMPHSKILYLEDLDLSSSESGTTVCTPEDQAVRHILDGGNGPATEQHGEEGLRKKTVSGSQESGIPSAKRRDRPPITKRDSKTNIWKKREERPLIPIN from the exons CTTCTGTTTTTACACTAAAAGTTCAAGTAAATGACATCATCAGTCATCAGTACCTGCGAGAAGCATTTGTAGAAGTTTTTGTTAACTACACAAAGACAAATTCTGTTCTCACTGGAAACAATGGAGCAGTGTTAATAGCAGTTCCCTACAAATTAGGATTAAGCTTAACTATCATATCCTACAAGGATGGCTACATCTTAACAACTTTGCCTTGGAAGACTGGGAGAATGCCAA TATACTCGTCTGTGACGCTTTCATTATTCCCACAAAGCCAAGCTAATATATGGCTCTTTGAAGATACTGTCTTAATAACTGGGAAACTCTCTG ATGCCAAATCTCAACCAAGTGTTCAGTTTCCAAAACATTTAATAAAGCTTCCAACGAATCACCATGTTACAAATGTTACAGCCTATCTGACAGTGCCAGAGCAATTTCTGAAACCAGACAGCTTTCTTTATACAACAGGAATTCTTCTAAATAAATCAG GTTTCAAAAGCATGGAATTAACTCCTCTTGCTGCAATATGTGTAAATGTTCTTTTGACTGGGAAAGAACTGAAAGTAAACGGTCCCATTGAGTTTACACTTCCACTTGCCACAAGTACTGTAAAACCAGGAGATGCTATACCTGCGTGGACATTTGATATGAAAACTG gtgCTTGGATAAGCCGTGGGCTAGGAATGGTAAAGGAAGCAGATGGTCAGTTAGTGTGGACATACACTGCTCAACACTTGGGCTACTGGATAGCAGCTCCACTGCCTGGAACAAGAG AATCCATTATTAGTGCAGTTTCCAAGGACGTAACAGCCTATCACACAGTGTTCCTTACAGCCATTCTGGGAGGTACTGTTGTCATTATCATTGGATTTTTTGCTGTTCTACTTTGTTACTGCAG GGATAAATGCTGTCAGacacaaaagaaggaaaaaaatacaactaaGCTGGAGGTCATAAAGAAAGACCAGACAACATCAACAACTCACATAAATCACATCAGTGCTGTCAAAGGGTCTTTAAAGTTGGAAGATAAGTCACAGTTATGTACACCGAAGTTTTCTTCTTACAGTCCTCAAAGAAGGGTGTCCATAGACACAGAGGATGGAAAATCACgagagaattttaaaatctacaCAGAGGATGCTTCTTATCAGTCATCCTGTCAGACTGGCCAGTCAAGAAATGCAGCCCTTTCATTTGATCCTAATAATGGAATTAGGCACTTACAACAGCCTAAGCATAGTAACACTGCTATTTCACAGGCTCCTAGGGACATTCAAGACCAAAACAGATACCTTCCAGTGAAAGAGGAGATGTATGGACTTTCCCATATCCCAGAACATCTAATGAATATTTACAACCAACCCATTGCTATTCTTCAAGCCTCTGACCTTTTTCACTCCTCAGAACAACTGCATTCTGCTAAATCAGCAACTTTGCCAAGAAAAGGCCAGTTAGTGTACAGCCCCATGATGGAGCCCATGAATCGTGACAATTACATACAAACATTACCAAAAATGCCAGTGCACTCTCATCCACAGCCTTCTGTCTGCAAAGATGAAAACAGTACATTAGACAGTGAAGAGGGCTTACCTTCTCAACCACCAAACTGGGGCCGGTACACTAACAGCTTACTGGAATCTGTCTCTGTTCCTGGCACGCTGAATGAAGCTGTTGTAATGACTCCCTTTTCATCGGAACTTCAAGGCATTTCAGAACAAACATTATTGGAACTCTCCAAAGGAAAACCATCTCCACACCCTCGAGCGTGGTTCGTGTCCCTGGATGGAAAGCCGATCGCTCAAGTGAGGCATTCTTTCATAGATCTGAAAAAGGGTAGAAAAACAGAGAGCAATGATACCAGCCTGGACTCCGGTGTGGACATGAATGAGCATAATCCTAGTAGGaaactggagagagagaaaactttcattaaaaacatgCCGCATTCCAAGATCCTTTACTTGGAAGATCTGGATCTGAGTAGCAGTGAAAGTGGGACCACTGTTTGCACTCCAGAGGACCAGGCTGTGAGGCACATTCTGGATGGAGGCAATGGGCCAGCCACGGAACAGCATGGTGAAGAAGGcctaagaaagaaaactgtatcAGGAAGTCAGGAATCTGGTATCCCTTCTGCTAAAAGAAGGGATAGACCCCCTATCACAAAAAGAGATAGCAAAACCAAtatctggaagaaaagagaggagaggccGCTTATTCCtataaattaa